Proteins encoded together in one Microbacterium oxydans window:
- a CDS encoding zinc-dependent metalloprotease produces the protein MADNDPTPEDFQEFLRRMLANQGGGDIDPEALRGAFEGMDGLTLDPAMMQTIMSQLQGAFGGDPWENALRQALFIANRDGQGVTDGSRGSLADSFALANLWLGEATTISELAEAPTAMTRGEWVEKTLPVWKEIADPVSTSIADALTSALDTQVPEEMRGVVQGAGKLMRGLGGSVFAAQFGQVLGNLSLEVVSGGDVGIPVLPAGTAAVIPQNLTAFGDGLEIPEDQIALYLATRELAYARLYRHAKWLHLHVMAQITDFARGVTVDVDALEDVASRLDPSNPEELRAAIEGGALLPVQSEAQREALTRLENLIATIDGWVDVVTAQATSRLPDGARIAEAARRRRAVGGPAEDALGALVGLKLRPRRMREASAMWQAVTDAVGISSRDSLWDYPDLMPTAEDIDDPSALVARLQAVERGEQPLADEFDEALARLLDGDDFSSEKSGDGAAEPNQEDTSEDDGDAAPEGDRPV, from the coding sequence ACACCCGAGGACTTCCAGGAGTTCCTCCGCAGGATGCTCGCGAACCAGGGCGGTGGTGACATCGACCCCGAGGCGCTTCGCGGCGCCTTCGAGGGCATGGACGGCCTCACCCTCGACCCCGCGATGATGCAGACGATCATGTCGCAGCTCCAGGGCGCCTTCGGCGGCGACCCCTGGGAGAACGCACTGCGGCAGGCGCTGTTCATCGCCAACCGCGACGGGCAGGGCGTCACCGACGGCTCCCGCGGCTCTCTCGCCGACTCGTTCGCGCTCGCGAACCTGTGGCTCGGCGAGGCGACGACGATCTCCGAACTCGCCGAGGCCCCCACCGCGATGACCCGCGGCGAATGGGTCGAGAAGACGCTTCCGGTGTGGAAGGAGATCGCCGATCCGGTGTCGACCAGCATCGCCGACGCCCTGACCTCCGCTCTCGACACGCAGGTTCCCGAGGAGATGCGCGGCGTGGTGCAGGGAGCGGGCAAGCTCATGCGCGGCCTCGGCGGCTCCGTGTTCGCCGCCCAGTTCGGCCAGGTGCTCGGCAACCTCTCGCTCGAGGTCGTCTCGGGCGGCGATGTCGGCATCCCGGTGCTCCCCGCGGGGACGGCGGCCGTGATCCCGCAGAACCTCACCGCGTTCGGCGACGGCCTCGAGATCCCGGAAGACCAGATCGCCCTCTACCTCGCGACCCGCGAGCTCGCCTATGCCCGCCTCTACCGGCACGCGAAGTGGCTGCACCTGCACGTCATGGCGCAGATCACGGACTTCGCCCGCGGTGTCACGGTCGACGTGGACGCCCTCGAAGACGTCGCCAGCCGCCTCGACCCCTCCAACCCGGAGGAGCTGCGCGCGGCCATCGAGGGCGGGGCCCTCCTCCCCGTGCAGAGCGAGGCGCAGCGGGAGGCGCTGACCCGGCTCGAGAACCTCATCGCGACGATCGACGGCTGGGTGGACGTGGTGACCGCCCAGGCCACCTCGCGCCTGCCCGACGGCGCCCGCATCGCGGAAGCCGCCCGACGCCGACGCGCCGTGGGAGGTCCGGCCGAGGACGCGCTCGGCGCGCTGGTCGGGCTGAAGCTGCGTCCGCGGCGCATGCGCGAGGCCTCGGCGATGTGGCAGGCCGTGACGGATGCCGTCGGCATCAGCTCCCGCGACTCGCTGTGGGACTACCCCGACCTCATGCCGACCGCCGAGGACATCGACGACCCGAGCGCACTCGTGGCCCGGCTCCAGGCCGTCGAGCGCGGTGAGCAGCCGCTCGCCGACGAGTTCGACGAGGCGCTCGCACGACTGCTCGACGGTGACGACTTCTCCTCCGAGAAGTCCGGCGACGGCGCGGCGGAGCCGAACCAGGAAGACACGAGCGAGGACGACGGCGACGCGGCCCCGGAGGGCGATCGCCCCGTCTGA